One region of Duncaniella freteri genomic DNA includes:
- a CDS encoding M13 family metallopeptidase, which translates to MKTLPLTVIALAAIASSCSRGNSEHLASVNPAYIDTTIAPGHDFYNRINKGWIEANPLTAEHARYGQFDVINDTCEARVRSLVEGLGSTDPQPGTVAHKVWTVYSLAMDTARRNTEGAKPILADLKKIEDTPREGMEDLFIWMHGNYASPFFGAGPMEDMANSTKYAMYVSGARLGMGDRDYYLLDDERNTAVRNAYKTLIATQMQNAGYSKEDADRITGNVMKIETAIARDTKTREESRDIVAMYNPCTIAQVKAEYPAVNWDRFFVETMGIQTPDTIIVTDPKTVATGSKLISTLTDREIKDYYLWDYVSQAASKLSDNFTQASFEFNKVMSGVQELRPLWKRSLGATEGALGEAIGQLYVEKYFPQSSKDYMLGLVENLRTALGKHIDNLDWMSDSTKTRAQEKLAAFTVKIGYPDKWKDYSSMEIDPSLSYYENMHNASMWHQRETYSKWGKPVDRTEWGMTPQTVNAYYNPLANEIVFPAAILQAPFFDPNASDAENYGGIGVVIGHEMTHGFDDQGRNFDANGNMTNWWTPEDLAKFEEKTKGLIAQFDEVEVLPGLKANGTYTLGENIADQGGLRVAMTAFLDSQEKKGVDINSPEANIDGFSPAQVFYMNYANLWATNIRPEEIRSLTTGDVHSLGINRVNVTLRNIAPFFEAFGITESDPMFRPESERVIIW; encoded by the coding sequence ATGAAAACATTACCTCTCACCGTCATCGCTCTTGCCGCGATAGCATCATCATGCAGCCGCGGCAACTCCGAGCACCTGGCAAGCGTCAACCCAGCCTACATCGACACCACGATAGCTCCGGGCCACGACTTCTACAACCGCATCAACAAAGGCTGGATCGAGGCAAACCCCCTCACCGCCGAACATGCCCGCTACGGACAGTTTGATGTGATCAACGACACCTGCGAGGCTCGCGTGCGCAGCCTCGTGGAAGGACTCGGATCAACCGATCCGCAACCCGGCACCGTAGCCCACAAGGTATGGACCGTATACTCCCTCGCAATGGACACCGCACGCCGCAACACCGAAGGAGCCAAACCCATCCTCGCCGACCTCAAAAAGATCGAGGACACCCCGCGCGAAGGAATGGAGGACCTCTTCATATGGATGCACGGCAACTACGCAAGCCCATTCTTCGGAGCAGGACCGATGGAGGATATGGCAAACTCCACAAAGTACGCCATGTACGTCTCAGGTGCCCGGCTCGGCATGGGCGACCGTGACTACTACCTCCTCGACGACGAGCGCAACACCGCCGTGCGCAACGCCTACAAGACACTCATCGCCACACAGATGCAGAACGCAGGATACTCCAAGGAGGATGCCGACCGCATCACCGGCAACGTGATGAAGATCGAGACAGCCATCGCACGCGACACCAAGACCCGCGAAGAGAGCCGCGACATCGTCGCGATGTACAACCCCTGCACCATCGCACAGGTCAAGGCTGAATACCCCGCCGTCAACTGGGACCGCTTCTTCGTGGAGACAATGGGCATACAGACCCCCGACACCATCATCGTCACCGACCCCAAGACCGTGGCAACAGGCTCCAAGCTAATCTCCACCCTCACCGACCGTGAGATCAAGGACTACTACCTCTGGGACTACGTGAGCCAGGCCGCATCCAAGCTCAGCGACAACTTCACCCAGGCATCTTTCGAGTTCAACAAGGTAATGAGCGGCGTCCAGGAGCTCCGTCCTCTCTGGAAACGCTCCCTCGGTGCCACCGAAGGTGCCCTCGGCGAAGCCATCGGACAGCTCTATGTCGAGAAATACTTCCCCCAGTCCTCCAAGGACTACATGCTCGGACTCGTTGAGAACCTGCGCACAGCCCTCGGAAAGCACATCGACAACCTCGACTGGATGAGCGACTCCACCAAGACACGCGCCCAGGAGAAGCTCGCAGCCTTCACCGTAAAGATCGGATACCCCGACAAGTGGAAGGACTACTCCTCAATGGAGATCGACCCCAGCCTGTCCTACTACGAGAACATGCACAACGCAAGCATGTGGCACCAGCGCGAGACCTACTCCAAGTGGGGCAAGCCTGTCGACCGCACTGAGTGGGGAATGACACCTCAGACAGTCAACGCCTACTACAACCCCCTCGCCAACGAGATCGTGTTCCCCGCAGCAATCCTCCAGGCACCCTTCTTCGACCCCAACGCATCCGACGCTGAGAACTACGGTGGCATCGGCGTGGTGATAGGCCACGAGATGACCCACGGATTCGACGACCAGGGACGCAACTTCGATGCCAACGGCAACATGACCAACTGGTGGACCCCCGAGGACCTCGCCAAATTCGAAGAGAAGACCAAGGGTCTCATCGCCCAGTTCGACGAGGTGGAGGTGCTCCCCGGACTCAAGGCTAACGGCACCTATACCCTCGGCGAGAACATAGCCGACCAGGGCGGACTCCGCGTTGCCATGACAGCCTTCCTCGACTCGCAGGAGAAGAAAGGTGTCGACATCAACTCCCCCGAAGCCAACATCGACGGATTCTCACCCGCCCAGGTATTCTATATGAACTATGCCAACCTCTGGGCAACCAACATCCGCCCCGAAGAGATACGCTCGCTCACCACAGGCGACGTACACTCGCTCGGCATAAACCGCGTCAACGTCACCCTGCGCAACATCGCCCCCTTCTTCGAGGCATTCGGCATCACTGAAAGCGATCCCATGTTCCGCCCCGAATCAGAGCGCGTGATCATCTGGTAA
- the xseB gene encoding exodeoxyribonuclease VII small subunit: MQPNPADEQLSYSQSINELENIVRLMQSDKCDIDSLADYTRRATELLHMCRQRLTATEEQLRATLASLQQQ, translated from the coding sequence ATGCAACCCAACCCCGCCGACGAGCAGCTCTCGTACTCACAGAGCATCAACGAGCTTGAGAACATCGTGCGCCTCATGCAAAGCGACAAGTGCGACATCGACAGCCTCGCCGACTACACTCGCCGCGCCACCGAGCTCCTCCACATGTGCCGCCAACGCCTCACAGCCACCGAGGAGCAGCTACGCGCCACCCTCGCATCCCTTCAGCAGCAATAA
- a CDS encoding adenylate kinase translates to MFNLVIFGGPGSGKGTQSEKLIDRYGLTHISTGEVLRGEIAAGTELGKIADSYISKGNLIPDDLMVSILAAKVDRLMPSSKGFIFDGFPRTIPQADALSEMLEKRGEKIHSVIGLEVPDDVLTARLIERGKVSGRDDDNADTIRKRLDVYHNTTSPLREYYIRDGRYRSIHGIGSIDEIFTRIVEKIEQ, encoded by the coding sequence ATGTTTAATCTTGTAATTTTTGGAGGCCCGGGCAGTGGCAAGGGCACTCAAAGCGAAAAACTCATCGACCGCTACGGTCTCACTCACATATCAACAGGCGAAGTACTGCGTGGCGAGATCGCCGCAGGCACCGAACTCGGCAAAATAGCCGACTCCTACATATCCAAGGGCAACCTCATCCCCGACGACCTTATGGTAAGCATACTCGCAGCCAAAGTCGACCGACTCATGCCCTCATCCAAAGGATTCATATTCGACGGATTCCCACGCACCATACCGCAGGCCGACGCCCTCAGCGAAATGCTCGAAAAACGCGGCGAGAAAATCCACTCTGTGATCGGACTCGAAGTCCCCGACGATGTGCTCACCGCACGCCTCATCGAGCGCGGCAAAGTATCCGGACGCGACGACGACAACGCCGACACCATACGCAAACGTCTCGACGTATACCACAACACCACATCACCCCTGCGTGAATACTACATACGCGACGGCAGATACCGCTCAATACACGGAATCGGCTCCATCGACGAGATATTCACCCGGATAGTGGAAAAAATCGAACAATAA
- the hpt gene encoding hypoxanthine phosphoribosyltransferase, with protein MKRKTYQGLTFRPFIENEEIRQRVATLGKAISADYTDSYPLLVCVLNGAAPFALDLFRAIDIDAEITFIRLKSYEGTSSTGSVKQIMGLSEDISGRDVIIIEDIIDTGHTMTRLQADIKAMNPSSVRIATLLFKPEALQVPVTPDYVGFEIPKKFIIGYGLDIDGKARNLNDIYVLDE; from the coding sequence ATGAAACGTAAGACCTACCAGGGACTCACATTCCGTCCCTTCATCGAAAATGAAGAAATACGCCAGCGTGTAGCCACCCTTGGCAAAGCCATATCCGCCGACTACACCGACAGCTACCCGCTACTCGTATGTGTGCTCAACGGAGCGGCACCGTTCGCGCTCGACCTCTTCCGCGCCATCGACATCGACGCCGAGATCACCTTCATACGCCTCAAAAGCTACGAAGGCACATCATCGACAGGCTCCGTAAAACAGATAATGGGGCTCTCCGAGGACATCTCCGGACGTGATGTTATCATTATCGAGGACATCATCGACACCGGACACACCATGACCCGCCTCCAGGCCGACATCAAGGCAATGAACCCCTCGTCAGTACGGATAGCCACACTCCTCTTCAAGCCCGAAGCACTCCAGGTACCAGTGACCCCCGACTACGTCGGCTTCGAGATACCCAAAAAATTCATCATCGGCTACGGACTCGACATCGACGGCAAGGCACGCAACCTCAACGACATCTACGTACTCGACGAATGA
- the tpx gene encoding thiol peroxidase — protein sequence METVLFKGTPCHTCGTVPGIGETAPCYHLTAPDLSQILCSDFADKRVVLNIFPSLDTPVCATSVRRFNQEAASLDNVAIICVSMDLPFAMGRFCTIEGIDNVIFGSAFRSPLFGQKYGLQLVDGPLAGLLTRCVLILDENRRVIYRDLVHEITSEPDYAAALKALQK from the coding sequence ATGGAAACCGTACTCTTCAAAGGAACACCCTGCCACACATGCGGCACAGTCCCCGGCATAGGCGAGACAGCACCATGCTACCACCTCACCGCACCCGACCTCTCACAGATACTATGCTCCGACTTCGCCGACAAACGCGTAGTCCTCAACATCTTCCCGAGCCTCGACACACCGGTATGCGCCACCTCCGTGCGACGCTTCAACCAGGAAGCAGCCAGCCTCGACAACGTAGCCATCATATGCGTATCCATGGACCTCCCCTTCGCAATGGGACGGTTCTGCACCATCGAAGGCATCGACAACGTAATCTTCGGATCAGCATTCCGCTCACCACTCTTCGGGCAGAAATACGGACTACAGCTCGTTGACGGACCCCTCGCAGGACTCCTCACCCGATGCGTCCTCATCCTCGACGAAAACCGCCGCGTCATCTACCGCGACCTCGTCCACGAAATCACCAGCGAGCCCGACTACGCCGCAGCACTGAAAGCCCTCCAAAAGTAG